One stretch of Eretmochelys imbricata isolate rEreImb1 chromosome 1, rEreImb1.hap1, whole genome shotgun sequence DNA includes these proteins:
- the SYPL1 gene encoding synaptophysin-like protein 1, with amino-acid sequence MCGLLKPGGYLQASLFLSPQKMTGLQVNLSPLLEPLGFMKVLEWIFSIFVFATCGGYKGTTTILVSCKGVVNKTVTAAFAYPFRLNTAVFSAPDPTRCSGTWTDFHLVGNFSSSAQFFVTFAVLVFLYCIAALVLYVGYMHLYQNTGKIPLIDLVITVMAAFLWLVSTSAWAKALTDIKISTGPSIVQEIASCKLPGSTCLFASVTSMGTLNVSVAFGLLNMILWGGNAWFVYKETSLHNPSNSTSQSSGIYPPTTGI; translated from the exons ATGTGTGGGCTGCTCAAGCCAGGGGGTTACTTGCAGGCCTCTTTGTTTCTTTCTCCCCAGAAAATGACTGGCCTTCAGGTCAACCTCAGCCCGCTGCTGGAGCCACTTGGCTTCATGAAGGTCCTTGAGTGG attttttccATCTTTGTTTTTGCCACCTGTGGAGGTTATAAAGGTACAACTACAATTTTAGTTTCTTGTAAAGGTGTTGTGAACAAAACAGTTACAGCTGCTTTTGCTTATCCATTCAG GTTGAATACAGCTGTGTTTAGTGCACCAGATCCAACACGATGCAGTGGCACTTGGACTGACTTTCACCTTGTGGGCAACTTCTCCTCTTCTGCACAGTTCTTTGTAACTTTTGCAGTCCTGGTATTCCTTTACTGTATTGCTGCCCTTGTACTATATGTTGGGTACATGCACCTGTATCAGAACACtggcaaaatcccattgatt GACTTGGTTATTACTGTCATGGCTGCTTTTCTGTGGCTGGTCAGCACTTCAGCCTGGGCTAAGGCACTTACTGATATAAAAATATCCACCGGTCCCAGCATTGTTCAGGAAATTGCATCTTGCAAATTACCAGGATCAACTTGTTTGTTTGCCTCTGTTACCAGCATGGGAACTCTGAATGTGTCCGTG GCTTTTGGATTACTTAACATGATTCTGTGGGGAGGAAATGCTTGGTTTGTATACAAGGAGACCAGCTTGCATAACCCATCAAACTCAACTTCCCAAAGCTCAGGAATCTATCCACCTACAACAGGAATATAA